GACTGCATCAGTACGGCCTTTGTTGCTTGCGTTACGTTCAGTTTTATTGTGATGAACGGAGGTAACATACTTCGAATGTTGAAACTATTTCGCAGGTCTAGGCATTAATATCTAAAATATTACCCATTTCTAGAAACGTTCAGCGCCAACGTCGGTTTGGCCATCTCCCAGGCAATGATTCTTACCGGAATGGTTCAGTACGGCATTCGACAGACGGCGGAGTCAATCCAACAAATGACTTCGGTAGAACGTGTTATTCAATACACTGAGCTTAAATCGGAGAACGACCCACCGAAAGTTCCACCAAGTGATTGGCCGTGGCGTGGCCAGATCGAGTTCCGTGATATGTCACTTCGATACGACGCAAACAGTACTCCCGTGTTGAAGCACCTGGATCTGCTGATTGCCCCCGGGTGGAAGGTTGGAATTGTCGGACGGACCGGTGCCGGAAAGTCGTCGTTGATCGGTGCATTATTCCGACTGGCGCCGATAGAAGGAAGAATACTGATCGATGGTATTGATACGGGAGTAGTATCGTTGGAGTCTCTGCGTTCCAAGATATCTATTATACCGCAGGACCCAGTGCTGTTCAGCGCAACCATCCGTTATAATCTCGATCCATTCAGTCTGTACGATGACGATAGTTTGTGGACAGCAATCAATGAGGTAGAACTGAAATCTGCTATTAGTGGCTTGGACTACATGGTTACGGAAAGCGGTACAAACTTCAGTGTAGGTCAACGACAGTTGATCTGCTTAGCGAGAGCTATTTTGAGGAATAACAAAGTCTTGGTGTTGGACGAAGCCACCGCCAATGTCGATCCTCAGTAAGTCCTACGATGAAAGTTCAATGTCGATCAAATACTCAATGCTCATCCCTTTATTTTACAGAACCGATGCTCTCATTCAAAAGACAATCAGAGAGAAGTTCAAACAGTGCACGGTTCTGACCGTGGCACATAGACTGCACACCGTCATGGATTCGGACCGGATGCTTGTGATGGATGCAGGGGAGGCGCGCGAGTTCGACGTTCCTCACATACTACTTCAGCAAGAGGGAGGCATACTGAGGGACATGGTAGATGCTACCGGCCCGTCCGAGTCTGAATCTCTCAAACGTATTGCAGCAGAAACTTACGCCTCAATGGACCCTAGTCGGCATCTACTGAACGGCTTACCCAATCCTTGGCGTTTTAGCAAGGAAAATCAGTAGTTACGTATTGCTTACAAAAGATTtctatatttttcaatttttttactcaataagcTTAAAATCAAACCAAATTTCATATAGGAAGGCAATACAAGTTTTAATAGCCAGTAAGATTCATATTTACATTGTTCGAATGTAACGATACCTCATTGAGCAATAAACAAGTATTATGGCTCTCCATTTTCTTCAGCtgttttctctttttttccGCCGCCAAAACATCCTTTGCTAGAAGCTTTTCGCGCCATCTTCAAGTCGTCCTTGGTAGTTTGTGTTCCACGAATCTTTTTCTTGAACCGTGGTGGGAATGTGATGCTCTCCCAAGAAGATTGTTCTGGAATCCGCAGAGCCCTGCGTCGTCGTATTGCATGATCGCGAGCCTGTTTCAAATGCTCCACGCAGTTATGCGGCGTTGGTTGTCTCCATATCGGTTCCGGTTTCTTGACGCAGCAGGGGCAACAGCACGCTAAACAACGTCGCCTGGCTCTACGTCGCCTGATGCGTGCTTGAGCAGCCTTTTGCTGTTGAATCCGTTCCTTCTGCTCTTGTTTGATTCGCTTCTCCCGTTGCTTGATCATCTTTTCACGTTGCTTCTTGTACTGCTCCTCGCGTGTGGGTTTCTTCCCACAGCATGTGTTACCTTGCTTACTTTTTGGTCTTCGTTCTTTTTTGGCTCTCGCTTGCTCCAGCGCTTCCATATCTCGCTTTCTCAAGCGTACCATCGGCGCTTCTCGCTTCGGCTCCTTTTTACTACAACAACTGCACAATCCTCCTCGTTTTTTCGCCCGTCTCGGTTTGGATTTCGGTCTCACTGGCAAGGGGACACATTCTCCGTGCGGGTCACTTCTGTTGCAGGCACATGTGTCCAGTTTGGCACGTGGTCCTGCGCCGCCGAAGTCTTTGCACCGTGTATCGACAGCCACATGGCGACAACCAGGACAGAAACGAACCTCTTTCGCTAGTCGTGGGGCCGCTGCCTTGCAGCCGTAGCTACTTCCCAAGGGTTCTATATAATTGTTTAAACATTGTATAATAGAATAAGCTGAAAACAAATTCATCGTAGCATACTTGTTATAGGTTTCTTTTTCTTATCGGACTTCTTGTCTTCCTTTATAGCAGGGCTGAAAGAAGGATCCAAATTATATTTTACGTATTTGACTGTCATGACAAAATCGACCTCAAAGTGATTTAATCAAGTAAGCAGACAAAAAACTCGAGAATAGTTCATTGACCACTCGTTTACCAGCCATTTCATATTATCATGTGCATCAACCTTACTTCATACCTTGGTTGCGTCGATCGGAATAAGTTGGACTTATATGAATAGGTTGAATTAGACTTGGATCAAATTTCATCTAAGTTTGAGTTGAATCTACGTTTGAAAAAGATTGAGTCTAGCCTTGGAGAGGTTTTGAATATTAATTTTATCGGATAACGATTTAATTTAGGTCAGCAAAATTGGATcggttttcaatttaatttgtatggaatttggattaaatttgtttcgaatcaATTAGATTTgggtcaattttcaagaattcgttcataaacaattatttggatTCAATTATATGATTAAATATGATTTTCGATTGGAAAACTGGTAAATGAAAGAATGAACCGTTCTGTGCAAGTTATCTAATCTGAGCTAACCAAACGTCACGGAATGAAGAATCTAATACCCACAGTTTCTCGTTTATGTACTGCCGGAACACTTTGAAATATGGCCCTGGTTGGAAGCATTGATCGCGAGGTACTGCCACGAATGCCGAATCCTCGTGAATTTCTTGAATCGATCGAAGAATTTCACCAAACAGGGTGTAGACACTGAAATTTGTCGAAATTTAGTGTAAACAACGtacacaaaaaatataaatcttacACGTAGCCATTGTAGTAATGAAGTCGATTTATCCGTTCCACCACCTTATTCTCTTCTAGCTTCTGGCGATCGACCATAACCTTATGTGGTGGTTTGAACGGTTGACCGTTGGTGAAAAAGTAGacagcaaattttgattttaccattttccgaaagaatttagaCGGGGGTTACCGAAACAGAGCaacaattttgacgtttacaTAAAGTCGGATTCCTTGGATGGCTCACTAGGATTTCTTTTAGTCACTATTTTAATCAAATACGTTTTTCCAAGATCTTAACTTTTAAATACAATTCACCCAAGAGTCCACCCACATCTATTTGTACATGCTCGTATAGTATTCTTCCTCCAGATCGTACAGATCTGCGGCCATGTCATCCCGCACCGCCATCAGTTTGTTATCGCGATCCAGCTGCGTGCTCCGGTACAGCTGGGAGCTACTGCAGATGGCTTCGTTGACCGAGTGGAAGTCATTCAGAATCAAATACTGTTTGATGTCGGATACGAGCTTCATGAGCGATTCCCCCGCGCGTACTAAATTCGAATGGTTCGATGATAAAATCAATTCCCGTGCCAATATGGGTAGGGTTCAGTGTCTAAAATTGTGTACTTACCGATGTTCGATGCTCGGACCTGCATCTCGTAGGTATCCTGTTCGCATTGGGTCATTTTGGAGAGCTGGGTTTCATTCTCACCCTTGGCAAGTCGCACAATCTCTGAAATAGAAGAAGTTTAATGTATTTGTTAAGCAGTAAGTaagatgtgttttttttttatttataaaactcATGGGTAACTGTTGTACAGTCagaaaaaaattctcaaaaaaatgaaaaataaaatcgcgCCCTTGGACACAACAAGAACAAAAGGCGCAAGAGAAAATTGTCTTTTTAATTACTCTGCATTTGAACAAGTGACTAGAAAATAGGTAATAGCAAGGGGTTGTGATCGCGCCGAAAAGGTACACAGACAGCTGGTACAAACACGTGGGAATTCGACTCGAAATTCAAGTTGACCTTCCCAGAAGAACGTCGAACACCGCCTGACACAACCCAGATTAGAATTCCATCGCTTTTACTATAACGTAACTATCGGATATCTGCTCTCTGCTTCGGGCACCGTTGGACTGGAGGCTACACCCCAACCGTAACCTTCGAACCGACTCCGACATCCAATAACAATAACTAGTCGTAATGAAGACAactaatagaggtaataaactatagaggacgattgtcgctgcggttccctttgttattgcccccaaacatgttgggtacctatctgtcaaaacgtactgatttttcctttgttgacatttgGTGCCCTATGTTGAAtctgagatgagataagacaaCTCAAAGCTGCATGCCCTTACAAAATTTTCACCACGATTCTATTGACGACGAGTGCAGTGCGACCATAcctttttgaataaataaaagggAACAAAACGAACTAGCTCCCACcaataattataaaatactAATCCTTCGAAGGATAATTCCTACCTGCGATTGTTAACATAATTACAACAAATATACTTTCATTCCCTTTTGCATTCACAACCgcgaaattatgttttttcaagTTCACTTGTTATGACAACATCGATGTTAAAAAATCCCCGACTACTAGCAGCACGGCGAAAGCAATAACAAATTACCCACCTGGGAAATAACGCGACGCTGTGCTTACCGGCGTTTGTCAAATCGACGAATAGGAATTGGTCTTTTCTGACAGCAAAATGGTTGCAAAAAAGGACAACTAgatgtcttatctcatctcagtGTTGAATAGCAACCGAGCGCTATGAGCTAGCAAcattaaggtgaatcgcgttaaAGTCCAATTAAAAATCGACATAGCGCTTTAAAGGGCACATAACtcgaaaagtaaacgacagGCAAAAGCGGAAAGTAGTTTTTcacctttgctcacttgcagcatacacgaaaaaatggttcacagatgtgctaaccgcctaaatatttacatttgtgcgagcaaaaacgcgaggtgagggatagcacggccattgtgcctgccatttttggacgccgccgtaactcaccttaaATAACAATTACTGTAGTAGGCTAGAACTTGAAAGAATAAAATTATGTCACTTCCATTGTTACCGTTACACAAACAAGACCTGTTTTACTACCAACTCTGCCTATctcaataggttatgggcccaggtcAATTTGAAAAGGAAGTTGTAATCGGAACATTATTAGCAAGTGTCTAAACTTATCAAGATGACGGAAGATAAGCTTTGGTTGTTCGATGGAACAAACTTCGGAAATTGGAAGTTCCGGATCGAAGTTCTTATGGAAGACAAGAACATGCTAGGTTGCTTAACGAAGGCCATCGGCGATGAAGAGTTTGCGAAGGATCCTGCGACGGACACTCCCGAAGTACGtgccgaaaagaagaagaaactcgAAGCGCGATGGGCCCTGGATAGGAAATGTAAGAACCTACTGATTCATCGAATCGCGGAAGACCAATTAGAATATGTCAAAGACAAGACGACAGCAAAGGACGTCTGGGATGCATTGCGGAACGCTTTCGAAcgtattggaattgctggaa
The nucleotide sequence above comes from Armigeres subalbatus isolate Guangzhou_Male chromosome 3, GZ_Asu_2, whole genome shotgun sequence. Encoded proteins:
- the LOC134220904 gene encoding uncharacterized protein LOC134220904, which encodes MVKSKFAVYFFTNGQPFKPPHKVMVDRQKLEENKVVERINRLHYYNGYVVYTLFGEILRSIQEIHEDSAFVAVPRDQCFQPGPYFKVFRQYINEKLPAIKEDKKSDKKKKPITKPLGSSYGCKAAAPRLAKEVRFCPGCRHVAVDTRCKDFGGAGPRAKLDTCACNRSDPHGECVPLPVRPKSKPRRAKKRGGLCSCCSKKEPKREAPMVRLRKRDMEALEQARAKKERRPKSKQGNTCCGKKPTREEQYKKQREKMIKQREKRIKQEQKERIQQQKAAQARIRRRRARRRCLACCCPCCVKKPEPIWRQPTPHNCVEHLKQARDHAIRRRRALRIPEQSSWESITFPPRFKKKIRGTQTTKDDLKMARKASSKGCFGGGKKEKTAEENGEP
- the LOC134220905 gene encoding mediator of RNA polymerase II transcription subunit 22, giving the protein MQRNLTQSKEALLKSYNTRLKDDVRSMLENFEEIVRLAKGENETQLSKMTQCEQDTYEMQVRASNIVRAGESLMKLVSDIKQYLILNDFHSVNEAICSSSQLYRSTQLDRDNKLMAVRDDMAADLYDLEEEYYTSMYK